GTCATCTTGTGCTATGTTTCTTAAGTCATAAACATCTTGCCACACTTAGCTAGTTGTCTTCTCTGCTTGTCCAGATTCCTCTTCAGCAACTGTCTAAAGTTGTATGTGATGTTAAATCTGGTGTTTCATGTACCCAGTAAAATATTAGCCTGTTCTAGTTTTCTGATTTATAACCCCTACTTGTTACCTCCCCAGACTACGGGGAGGGGACACGGCCCCCTCCCCAACCCACCGGAGCAGGGTGGTTTTATGATCCAGGTACCGGCAACGGGCAGGATTCGAACTAGACGCTGCACCACTGGCGACTTACGGTTCTCTGCCAACCCCACCACGCCACCGAGGCCCTTCACACTCAGACTTGTTCTCGtggtgcttttatcttttcattttgaccATTGGCCATGAAAATTGATGTGTTCAAAGGGGTTCGATCCAGGTCCTCCTGCCTCCAGAGTACTCTCCTACCAGCCTGAGCTATTCTTCTGGATATGTGAGACTTCACATCGAAGCTCTTAACTCTTAACTTCAGACTGGACTGTTGAATTAATTAAGAAATTTAAACTCATGGTGTCTAGATGTGTAATTCACCATGTGTACACTGGAGGATTTGAACCTACAACTTGTTGAACTTCAGGCAGGTCTCCATCCCCCTGAGCTATCCTTTCATACACACCTACTGCCTCTGTAGGTTTTCTAACTTGTTCATTTGGCATCCAaaggataaaaaagaaagtcagtCAGTGGTTGTGAACACAGTTCAACTGATAATCCAGAGTTTCACCCATCAGGGTGAGCTATTCTCCCTGTCACACTGATAACCTTTGTTAAAGTTTTTCACTCTTTATATTTGGTGTTggccttaaaaacaaacatcaatcTTTCTACAACATTCAGAGGATTTGAACCTGAACCTtctgcttccagctgcagctgaataTCATCCTGAGCTACCTAGACACAGCATCTGCAGGTTTTCTAAGCAGGTTTGACTCTTTAACTCAGGAGCTGAACTCAGAGCTTCCATCACATCTTCAGCAACAAGAATCTGTCCTCTTACTTCATGGAGTAAGAGGACACTTACAATGTAAATATATTATCATCTGCTTCAATTCACCTgtggtttgaagtgactgggtcacATGGTTTGGATCAAAACTAgttttaaaactggaaaaagatGTAGTTCTATTTCGACATCTCCATCAGCCACCAGCAGCGTTACTGGCTGCATCTACTGTCTCAGCGCCTGTTTTCAGTAGAATTCGTGCTCTTAAACGTGATCTGGTTTCTCCAGCAGAGGACAGCCTGCTGCATCATGACTACAGAATATCAAAACAGTTTTCCACCAATCGGAGCGTCCTCGCTGCTGTTCTCactcataaaatataaatctggGTCATCCAGTCAGAAGGATCGTCCAGGTCAAAAACATGGAGGTTTGATGATGTTTCCAGAACATGACACTAAGAATAGATGTTTTATATGATATCTGtggagaaataaacaaatacataaataaatgtacaaactaATTCAACATTTGGACCTGAGAGTAACTTATTAAAACAGGATGGAGATTCTACCTGAGGTTTCATCTGTCAGGCTAAGATCAGAACTCTTCTTTCCCATTTCTACTTGCTAATGTGTGACATGGTACCATGAAGTAAAAGAGCTGCACTGGGCATCAACATTACGAACTGCAGTGTTTCAGCTGCAGTTTTAGGCCTAAGAAGGTGCAGTATCCACCTCCTCCCTTTAACTTCTCTCACTGATCTTAACTTACAAGAAAATTACAGGAACTATTAGCAGTACACTTGGTGTCGTAGTGGTTGTCTGGCTAAGATGCTAATTAGCTTAGTATATGAAGTCCAGCTGCTGATGGGAGATAAATCTGTTACCTCCTCCCACTAATCTTAGCATTATTGGTGAAATGACAGGAACTACTTCtgtaatgttattttgttttatgtaaaattctTGGCCACTAAATGGTGAGTGAAAGCAGAACACAGGAGAAAAGCCAATATATGAACTGAACCTTGGTTCCCTAACTACCTCTGAATTTGTcactaaaatgaaaattaacttTCCAAACAGTGATCTAAAATACGCTCTAGTTTGGACAGAACTCAGCAGCTGAGAATCACAGAGAAGCCAACATGGATGGATTGAGGTTTAATATGGTTCTGAACAACATGCTACCTGCAACAAGCTCACaggaaaacaacacatttacacaaagaAGCAGCACAATAATATTAAAacgatgctaacattagctcaGTGCTAACACAACTCTTCAGTGCAATAAAATAAcactaaaaactaattaaatgtttgataatatttatgattttgtgttaatgtttgtttacatctcagGACCTGGGTAAATGTCTCTCTAAAtacttgtttgtttacatctgagGACCTGGgtaaatgtttctgtaaatacttgtttgtttaaatttcagGACCCGAGTAAACATTTATGTGTCAGGGCCTGTCAAGTGGGCCTTGTGGCCCCTTGCAGGGGTCGCAACCCTCATACTGAGCACTACAGACACACCCAGTTTCCATTGCTGTGTTCAAGTGTGGTTATCTGACAGATGTGATTGGAGTAATGAGGTGGGCGGGGCTTGTCCCAGTCAGGTGAAGGTGAGATGGGTTATTTCTGAGAGGGGTCAATGACTCGACCCATGAACAGCAGGCCGCTGGTGGCCTGCTGGTAGATGATGAAGATAAAGGGTCTGTTGAAGGTGAGTCGTGGAGGAGGGGTGGAGAAAGTTGTGGCTCCGCCCCCTGGAGTGATGTCATCGCTGGTCTCGTTAACGGAGACAACAGATGTCTGATACACCTGATGGACAGAAAACAGTTGGAGTCAATAAAAGGATCAAACTGGTTGATAACAAGCAGTGAGACTCAGGAAGGAAATGCACTCAGTGTGAGCTTCATCACTCATCTTCATCAGTCAttctttttaagtttcttcTGACCTCTGTGAGTTTCGGTCCTTTAGCTCCGCCCATGTTGATGATGTCAGCGTCATCCTCAAACACCTGAACGACATTAAGAGTCTGAAGGACGTTTTTCAGAGAGTAGGAACGCTCCAACATGAAACGAGGAAGCTGCACCTCCAACTTCCTGTTTCCAAAATAAAAGAATGCTTCTGTTGGTTTGTTAAGAAGGACAAagacgaggaagaggaggaggagagcacaggaggaggaagagaggacagGAGGGAAGGGAGGAGAACAACTGATAGAAGGAGAAGAGTAAGAGGAGGAGAAGATTGAGAATAGAAGGTGaacaggatgaggaagaggacatgagaaaaaggaaatgaggaggaagaggaggggaatatgaggaggatgaggaagaggagaagatgaggaggtgaagaagagaaaaggaagaggaagaggataaCCGGGCAAGGAAGgagagacaaacagaaaagaaggaCAGACTTAAAAATCTTAAAGATTAAAACAGTGATTTCAGGattaaagaagtaaaaagaaagctgaggaaagatggacagaataATGAAGGAAGTAAAGTTGGGAGGTGAAGGAAAGGAGGGATGTAAAAGAAGGAAGGAGGTGAGGAAGGAAAAAGGAAGAGGGTTTTCTCACGTCTTCTTCAGTTGTCTGATCCATGTCCAGATCTTCTCTGATGTCACTTCCTCTTCCACAGCTGTGATGTCTACGCCTTCATCGGGCAGCACCACCAACATGGCCGCCCCGTCCGCCATCGGCAGCTTCAGCACGCCGGCCTTCACCAAGCGGTCGTACGCCAGGAAGTACTTATCGGCCCGGAACATCATGGGAACCATGACGACCTGGTACTTGTTCACGTAGAAACGCTCGTCCTGAGTGGAGGACGAGTTAAAGGCCGGGCTGAAGCGGGCTGAAACACGCAGGAAACTTTattcaaacacagaaaacttTATTCAAATACAGGAGTTTTACAATTTGATGTTTGCTCACAGCACAAATTCCTTAAGAACATGTGGGACTTTCTTACTCTGGTAAGAGGCGGTGGTCGCAATCAGCAGCTGGGTTTGCGTGTCCAGGATGGACAACAGTTCCTGGACCCGTTCTCCGGTCTGGTCCTGGGCCCAGCGGTTGATGGCGTCGATGGCATCAAAATTTGTCATATAATTCAAACTCTGAACCTTCCCCCCAAACTTTGTCTGAACCAGATCCAGATAGGATGTGGACACCTGGAAACCCTGAGCAGGGAAGATGGCCATGCCCTGCTGGAGGTTCTGGACCGCATCCTTCTGAAAGACCTTGTTCCTCAGAGTCTGAAACTGATCTGAGAACAGCAGAGAAGAAGTTCAAACACCTTTTAACATCCAGCGTCCTGTCATTTCTCATGTTCTCAAAGTCCTGGTCTACCTGGCAGGTTCTGAGGGTCAAGTCCGGTCAGTGTGAGTCCTTGAAGCAGCTGGTCCTGGGTTGGACCGCTGGTGGTGGTCAGCAGAGCGATTAGTCCGGCAGACAACGTGAGAGGAGACAGGAAGACATTGTCGTCCGTTCGGCTGGCGACGGCTCGGTAGAGACGGGTACCAAAGTCTGTGTTCCCCTGGATCAGGTCCTCCAAAGCCGGATCGCGGTTCTGAGAGGAAACTGGACCCAGCAGGAGCACGAGGACGACCAATGAGAGGAGGACGGAGGAAGTCATGGTCTCCTCTGTTGGAGAAACAGAACACAACATGATGAAGAGCAGCTCGTCATCATCTGTAACAAGCATGGAGCTCCACAGCTGATCCAAAACATCTTATTTAGCTTTCACAGAGACCCAAAACCACCTGGAAGCAGCTGAGTTATTggtcatttttataaaaaaaagacccatcgttaataaaaacaatcaacCCTTGTTTAGACTGTTTGGGATCTTTTTGTCCTTCCAGGTTATTTTTTCCTCAGTTTCTGGCCACCATTCTGGTTGTTTCCATGTatgggattatttttttataagaaCATCTCTAAAATTATActacaaatctttttttaaaggtcaaCAGAAAGCCAGGAACAAATTTACCACTTAACTTCACATCTGATTAAAACTACCAAACACCACATGTAGTTAGAAAGATTATTTTAACACTTTATGTGTCAATTTCATCACATGACGTcacttttcttataaaaaaaattaacaaacaaaattatttatttccctcATGATACATGTTAGGGGgatattatttaattaacatGAGTGAGCATTAGAAGATGTGTGGTAACATTCTGTATATTTGAAAAACcatcaatatatatttttaaaagacgaattaaatataaatatcaacATCATCACCGACCAGTTTAGCGGACATTTCCGGTCTGAAGGCCACACCTTCATCAAATCGTGACGTGAGTtgtttttgttgagttttttcAGCTCAGACTTTTATCTAAATGTAGTGGTTCAATCTTCAGTTTACATGCGTTGATAATTGATTACTGATCAACGGTCCATGACGCTGTGACGCCAGTCATCGTTCGTATTGATGACTGACGGCCTGCAGCCCTTCACCccgaaaacaaacaaacaaacaaacaaagactgACCTCCGCTTTCTGCTTCTTCGATCTTCGATCAGACGGGGTCAGTTATGAAGCTTCTTGCGTTGCGCATCACCCAGGAGCTCGAGCCCTGTAGGCGCCGGAAACGGCAAGACGTtcatcttcaaaataaaaagccCAGCTTCCGGTCAACAAACAGAACGATGATCCCGTCTGGAAACTGACGTCATGATGAAGATCAGCCCAGAAACAAACATAACCGTACTCCAGGATCCTTACAGTTACATTTTACGTCATTACGACAACACAAATCCAACTATTCTTAAATGATCAACGATTCacataaaaagctgtttaacACCACAGGATCCTCCATCACCTCCTTCCTGGAGGAGACAAGGAAAGGATAGAGGAGACGGATAGATGAAAGATATGAGGAAATTTGAGAAAAAGAAGGTGAGGAAAGGAAGTAGATGACAAAATGATGGTTGAGATGTGGAAAAAGACGGAAAAAGtggaagagattaaaaaaaaaatgaagacagaagaaatgagatgaggaaaaggaggagaaaacaagaaaaagaacaagatgATAGGGAAtggaagagaaggaaaaggaggagacAAGGACAGAATGGAGGAGACGTAGAAATACGTAGAAAGGATTTGAGGAAATGAGACAAGGATAAGAAGAAGATAGGGAAAtgaaagaagagaggaaaagaatgGAGGAAAAATTAAGGACACAAGgaaatgaaataagaaaaggagagaaacagGGAAAGTATGGAAGAGATGagtgaaaaaaagagacaaggaAAGAATGGAGGAGACACTGAAATGAAGGATGAGAAAATGAGATAGCGGAAGATGAGGAAAGAAAGGAGACTGGGAAAGGATGGAGGAGACTGAAAGGGCGGAGATTAGGGATATGATGAAATGAGAAAGGTTGCAGGAGTTTAAAGTCAAACATGTCAGACTAATCTGTCTCAGAGGATAAGATGCGACATTCCCCTGAATCCTCCTCTCACAGCTTTCACACCTCAGATTTTTTCCATGCTTTTATTGTGAAGAAAATCAATCCACTTCCTGTCGTGTGTTATTGACAGAATTGACTGCGGTTACAGCACGCAGGCGGAGGGGTTAATGTCCGTGTTTTAATCTGTAAAGATGTAGGACATAAAAAGTGATCTAtgaaatcagctgatcagaaaCTGATCAGGAAGTGTGACATCAGCAGGTCCGCATCAGCCGACCGTGATCATAAAAACCATCCACAGGTTTCTGAACATAGCTGGTTTATGAAAGTGTTAAACAACAGAACTCCATTCAGAACTTCTATTTAAGCCTGATAAACAGTCAGTTCATCTCCAATCTGAGATATTTTGGATTACGTCTGCCCGAGACTGTCCAGTTAATCCGGATCCAGGACTCCACGAACCCCCTCCTTCCAGACGGCAGCATCTCGTCCTCCACGGGGCAGGTGAGGAGCAAACACCACCTCCAACCTGCGAAGGGTGCTGTTTTGGTCGCCACGGGAAACTGTCCCATGGAGACGCTGCATCATCAGTCGAACCAGGACCTGATTGGCCCAGGTCAGACCCAGAGCAGGGGACACAGCAGAGGACGAAGGACTGAGACAGAGAGACAACACGCGTTAGTTTCcgtgttcatgttgtttttatgacatgaaaataaagtCATGTAACCAGCAGGAAACGCTCTTTTACCCTAAACtgtcatctgattggttgaaaacATCTGTCACCTGAAACAAACATCAGATGTTAGTTATGACTGATCAGGAATTTATCTGTCATGTGACAGGACACGTCTCAGAGGACAGGTATGTGTCACCTGGTTAATGCAGAGAACAGGTATGTTAAACTCCAGACTCAGGTGGCGCAGGATGGAGGAAAAGCTGAGCAGCTGTTTGTTCCTCTCCAACCAATCATCTGCTTGGAATTCACACCTGAACAGCGCTGCCAGCGAATCAACCACGACGAACCGGACCCGACCCTGAGCCAGCAGAAGGGGGGCGCGGCGGGACAGACACACCTGGAGGGAGTTCTGAAGACAAACAAACGGGTTGGCCTGTAGTCAGTCTGCATGTGTGATCTGATCTCAGGTCGGAGGTTAAAGTCACCAGGTCAGAAGCGTGCTCTATGAAGATGTGGTCACTGAAGTGGAGACTGCTGATCAGAGACGGAGGGATGTCAGAGCGAAGGACAGACTGTTCTGAGATTAGCTGCTGCAGGCGCTTGATGGGAAACAAGTCCTCGGTGCAGATATACAGAGCTCCTGGAAAAGAGGTTCACTCATTCATCTAAATATtcagataaacaaacaaatgtggCCTTCACTGACTCAACACTGTTTTTACTGGCCTGACTGCCATTTTCTTCACTGACCTTAGTGATGTTGTGTCTATGGACCTGACCTGTGTGATGCTACATTCACTAAGACACGCTGGGTTCATTACGTTCACCGGCCTGATGCTACCTTCACTGACCTGCGTCCAGGCCTCCATGCACAGCTGGGTACTGCACCGACAGGCAGAACTGCAGGGCCAGTTGGGTCTTCCCCGCTCCGCTCTGCCCTGACAGCTCAGTGATGCCCCCTACAGGCAGACCTCCTCTCAGCAGCTGGTCCAGAACAGGACATCCGACACTGAGTCTGAGATCAGTCCGTAACTTTTGATCCTtgacctgctgcagctgcagggcTGAGAGCACAAACACTGGGTCAGTAGATGCAATGATACCACACTGTGACATCAGAGTCTCATACAATGAAGCATAGATGTGGATCATCTCACCTGTGATTGGTGGATGTCTCCTGCAGGCAGTGGCAGCAGCAGTGAGCAGCTGATGGACATCGGAGCGGCTCAGACCAGTGATTCTCTGGAGCTCTGGACCAGAAATACAAACAACCTCCTGGACAGACTTAAGCTGAGCTGGTGGGTAAAACACACCCGTTACCACAGCAATGTGAAAACCAAAACACCCATACACAtgtgacaaagtaaaactgtaTTGCCTCCTCTCTCACTCAGTGTATGTCTTTCATATAGGTGACATAGGCGGTTGCCTAGGGCGCCATCTGCTGGGGGGACGCCGTACTTGCAAGCCAAATTTACCAGCAGGCgttaacaaattaaaatattgtgctttactttaaataatagttcatataatcaaattaaactgCAAGCGCTTTAAgagatattttaatattttaaatgcacttttaaaGTACGTCAATTGAGGTTCGCCTTGGGCTCCACATTACCTTCGACCGACACTGTTCTCACTTTACACAGATCAACAAACTCCATACAAAACTATCCGCCTCGTGTTTAAACATAAAGTTAAAAGTAGTAAGTCTAAAGCAGCAAACAGCAGCGTGGAAAAGTTTTAATCAAGCACCAGATTGCTCGTCTTTCAATCCAGTCGTGCGGATGTAACCAAAAGCCAACCAAGCTTTAGAGAACCTTTCAGTAATCCAGTTCAGATTCAATAGGAGGTAAAAGATTAAAGTTTCATGTTTGTGGGTGAAGGCTGCTGCAGCGGGTGTCACCTCTCTTTACTGCGGCTTTGATTGTCGGATTGAGTTCCAGCTGGTCCCAGATCATCTCCACATTTAGCATGTGAAACCTGTAGATTCTGTCTCcgtttgtttattattgtatGCAATTTTACGGTACCAAGAAATACCCGCTCGAGCACGTTGTGTCATCAAGAGGCGTTGGTTGGAACCATTCAACGTTGTCGGGGGAGGGGGGCATGACCTGTACCATCGTTCTTTTTAAACAGTCTGGTACGTCACACCATATTAAATGACGTAGAACAGgatttgaaaacatttaataatcgTAAACAATGCGTGTACTCCCAGCCCCCCCGTGCTGATCGTTTTACTTTTGCTTCCCTTGTATGGCGCCCCTCGAGCTGCGTGCGCAGCTGCGACGTCACAACAGCGCGCCACCAGAGGAAAACAAACTATTAGAATCTCGTCTGTGATCAGTTCATGACAATTTATTGATCATCTTAGAACGATTCAGCTCCGCTGGCGGattctgaataaaacatgaagcCTACGGTTCGAGCGAGGTTGTAACTTCCGGTCCAGACTCTGGTGTCGTCTACTGGCTGCTTCTGTTAACGGTAGGTTCAGCTGCTGATTTGTAACCTGTAGGATTAACCGGTTCTGAATGGAAAAAAAGTTCGTGAGGATACAGGTTCGAGTCCTCGACAGGGGCTAGTTTGTAGTTTTACCTGCAATCCGTTCTTTAAAGTTGGGTCTATAAGCTGTTGCGGCTTCAGGGAGGAGGTAGTTTATAAGTACCGGTTCAGGTATTCACATCGGCTCCAATAGTTTTGTTCCGTTTCGTCTACATGACAGCAGACCACTGATGTCGACCGGTCtgacccctcctcctcctcaggtgTGCTGACGTTTGACCCCCACCATGAGCTCTCGAGTGTGCAAGACCTGCGGGGGATCAGACATCGATGTGGACCAGGCTCGGGGCAGTGCCGTGTGCACTGGCTGCGGTTCGGTTCTGGAGGACAACATCATCGTCTCTGAAGTCCAGTTTGTGGAGGGAAGTGGAGGCGTGTCTTCTGCGGTGGGACAGTTTGTCTCAGCTGATGGTGAGAAACATTGCctcagatgtgttgaagcagcGGGTTCTGGACGGTCCAGCACCTTTAACTTTCTGTAACCTGGATTAGACCGTTTCTGTGTTGGGATTTAAAAACGAAAAATGAACTTCCTGCAGATTTAAAGTAGTTTCCcttcacaaaacaaaattcTAAAGAAAATAGGCACAGAAACAGTTCTTAGAAACTTTATTGAATTCGGGGTTTGCAGATGACACTTTCAGCTAATCCGTTTACCTGCAAGGACAAAAATATCAGCTCAACATAAATCTGAACATTTCAGTGTCAGATCTGCAGAACGGAAACTACACTAAAACAAAGTTAGGAATTTCCCGCTTTTTGTCTGCCATCAGAATGCACCAAAAGTTACAAGTaactaaatttgtttttctctaaacTTCTTAATTCACAGGTAcaacttttcagtgttttagtATTTATTGCACAACATGCTGTTCCAACAAGAGATTAACCCAAGTGTCTGaactatttaaatataaagGAAAACTCACCACTAAAAATTCTGCTTCAGTAAAAAGCTAGTATTTAAGCAGTCTTCATCATACTGTCCTCATTTCAGATAACTTGTCATGCATTAGGTGTTTAAAACTAACATTTTTGTTGTGGGATAcccaccatctttttttttttatgtttattttttaatttctactTAAATGCCTTATATTCATGATATAACATAGCATTTTTTTGCATTCTGTAAAGTTTGCCAAAATTTTTAATATCCAACTTTGAGTTGTGTAGTTCGAAGAAATTGTTCTGTTAATGAAAACCTTTACAGTTTTAGTACAGTCATTTTAACAGCTTCGAAACATGTTCAGGACTCTTTTACACTATTAA
The sequence above is drawn from the Melanotaenia boesemani isolate fMelBoe1 chromosome 22, fMelBoe1.pri, whole genome shotgun sequence genome and encodes:
- the LOC121633479 gene encoding protein Z-dependent protease inhibitor-like isoform X1, producing the protein MTGVTASWTVEETMTSSVLLSLVVLVLLLGPVSSQNRDPALEDLIQGNTDFGTRLYRAVASRTDDNVFLSPLTLSAGLIALLTTTSGPTQDQLLQGLTLTGLDPQNLPDQFQTLRNKVFQKDAVQNLQQGMAIFPAQGFQVSTSYLDLVQTKFGGKVQSLNYMTNFDAIDAINRWAQDQTGERVQELLSILDTQTQLLIATTASYQTRFSPAFNSSSTQDERFYVNKYQVVMVPMMFRADKYFLAYDRLVKAGVLKLPMADGAAMLVVLPDEGVDITAVEEEVTSEKIWTWIRQLKKTKLEVQLPRFMLERSYSLKNVLQTLNVVQVFEDDADIINMGGAKGPKLTEVYQTSVVSVNETSDDITPGGGATTFSTPPPRLTFNRPFIFIIYQQATSGLLFMGRVIDPSQK
- the LOC121633479 gene encoding protein Z-dependent protease inhibitor-like isoform X2; its protein translation is MTSSVLLSLVVLVLLLGPVSSQNRDPALEDLIQGNTDFGTRLYRAVASRTDDNVFLSPLTLSAGLIALLTTTSGPTQDQLLQGLTLTGLDPQNLPDQFQTLRNKVFQKDAVQNLQQGMAIFPAQGFQVSTSYLDLVQTKFGGKVQSLNYMTNFDAIDAINRWAQDQTGERVQELLSILDTQTQLLIATTASYQTRFSPAFNSSSTQDERFYVNKYQVVMVPMMFRADKYFLAYDRLVKAGVLKLPMADGAAMLVVLPDEGVDITAVEEEVTSEKIWTWIRQLKKTKLEVQLPRFMLERSYSLKNVLQTLNVVQVFEDDADIINMGGAKGPKLTEVYQTSVVSVNETSDDITPGGGATTFSTPPPRLTFNRPFIFIIYQQATSGLLFMGRVIDPSQK
- the xrcc3 gene encoding DNA repair protein XRCC3, with the translated sequence MLNVEMIWDQLELNPTIKAAVKRAQLKSVQEVVCISGPELQRITGLSRSDVHQLLTAAATACRRHPPITALQLQQVKDQKLRTDLRLSVGCPVLDQLLRGGLPVGGITELSGQSGAGKTQLALQFCLSVQYPAVHGGLDAGALYICTEDLFPIKRLQQLISEQSVLRSDIPPSLISSLHFSDHIFIEHASDLNSLQVCLSRRAPLLLAQGRVRFVVVDSLAALFRCEFQADDWLERNKQLLSFSSILRHLSLEFNIPVLCINQVTDVFNQSDDSLGPSSSAVSPALGLTWANQVLVRLMMQRLHGTVSRGDQNSTLRRLEVVFAPHLPRGGRDAAVWKEGVRGVLDPD